Proteins found in one Primulina eburnea isolate SZY01 chromosome 16, ASM2296580v1, whole genome shotgun sequence genomic segment:
- the LOC140816747 gene encoding abscisic acid receptor PYL8-like, which yields MMNVKGLSETEIEYIRKHHQHEITDNQCNSFLIKHIKAPIHLVWSLVRRFDQPQKYKPFVSRCVVQGNLEIGSLREVDVKSGLPATTSTERLELLDDEEHILSVRIVGGDHRLRNYASTVSVHPEVIEGRPGTMVIESFVVDVPEGNTKDETCFFVEALIKCNLKSLADVSERLAVQDRTEPIDHD from the exons ATGATGAATGTGAAAGGATTGAGCGAGACGGAGATAGAGTACATAAGGAAGCATCACCAGCACGAGATTACAGATAATCAATGCAATTCCTTTCTAATCAAGCATATTAAAGCTCCTATCCATCTC GTTTGGTCTCTGGTGAGGAGATTTGATCAACCACAAAAGTACAAGCCTTTTGTCAGCCGATGCGTTGTGCAAGGAAATCTTGAAATTGGGAGTCTGAGGGAAGTTGATGTCAAGTCTGGTCTTCCTGCCACTACCAGCACGGAGAGATTGGAGCTTCTTGACGATGAAGAGCACATACTTAGTGTCAGGATTGTTGGTGGAGATCACAGGCTCAGA AACTATGCTTCCACTGTATCTGTCCATCCAGAAGTAATTGAAGGGAGACCTGGGACAATGGTGATCGAATCATTTGTCGTGGATGTACCTGAAGGAAACACAAAAGACGAAACTTGTTTCTTTGTTGAAGCGCTGATCAAATGTAATCTTAAGTCACTCGCTGATGTTTCTGAGAGGCTTGCAGTGCAGGACAGGACCGAGCCTAtcgatcatgactaa
- the LOC140816745 gene encoding polypyrimidine tract-binding protein homolog 2-like, with protein MSSVSSQPQFRYTQTPSKVLHLRNLPWECSEEELIELGKPFGKVVNTKCNVGANKNQAFIEFSETNQAIAMISYYSSSSEPAMVRGKTVYVQYSNRQEIVNNKTTADVAGNVLLVTIEGNDARLVSIDVLHLVFSAFGFVHKITTFEKTAGFQALVQFTDAETASAAKDALDGRSIPSYLIPELGPCSLKITYSAHTDLSVKFQSHRSRDYTNPHLPVAPSAIDASSQFTLGVDGKKLEPESNVLLASIENMQYAVTLDVLQTVFSAFGPVLKIAMFDKNGGLQALIQYPDVQTAVVAKEALEGHCIYDGGYCKLHITYSRHTDLSIKINNDRSRDYTIPNTPVLNSQLSMLGQQRYPLGGPGAPAYNTAQYAPGPHAMPPHSTGWNPSAMPPHSAGWNPSSVPQSTPMQMHNYPYVPPGVAPPAMGPGMGPPHGQNGMPHSSSMPPYHPQ; from the exons ATGTCGTCTGTCTCAAGCCAGCCACAGTTTCGCTACACACAAACTCCTTCCAAGGTTCTCCATCTGAGAAACTTACCTTGGGAATGTTCCGAAGAGGAACTGATAGAACTGGGGAAGCCATTCGGCAAAGTTGTTAACACAAAGTGTAATGTTGGTGCAAATAAAAATCAAGCTTTTATTGAATTC TCGGAAACTAATCAAGCAATTGCTATGATATCATATTATTCATCATCCTCAGAGCCAGCTATGGTGCGAGGGAAAACCGTCTATGTACAATATTCCAACAGGCAAGAAATAGTAAACAATAAAACTACTGCAGATGTTGCTGGAAATGTGCTCTTGGTAACGATTGAGGGGAATGATGCACGTCTTGTCAGCATTGATGTCCTGCATTTG GTGTTTTCTGCATTTGGGTTTGTACACAAGATTACTACATTTGAGAAGACAGCTGGTTTTCAG GCGCTTGTTCAGTTTACTGATGCAGAAACAGCTTCTGCTGCAAAGGATGCTCTTGATGGAAGAAGCATTCCAAG TTACTTGATTCCAGAGTTGGGACCATGTTCCCTCAAGATCACATATTCTGCACATACAGATCTAAGCGTAAAATTCCAGTCTCATCGCAGTAG GGATTATACGAACCCTCATCTTCCTGTCGCTCCTTCAGCTATTGACGCTAGCAGCCAG TTCACTTTAGGAGTTGATGGAAAAAAACTGGAGCCAGAGAGCAATGTTCTTCTTGCTTCTATTGAAAACATGCAATACGCTGTCACTCTGGATGTCTTACAAACG GTCTTTTCCGCTTTTGGTCCTGTTTTAAAGATTGCAATGTTCGATAAAAATGGGGGTCTTCAGGCTTTGATACAGTACCCTG ACGTACAAACTGCTGTTGTTGCAAAGGAAGCTTTGGAAGGGCATTGCATTTATGATGGCGGATATTGCAAGCTTCATATCACATATTCTCGACACACGGATCTCAGCATCAAA ATCAATAATGATAGGAGCAGAGACTACACGATTCCCAACACTCCTGTCTTGAACTCCCAACTCTCGATGCTAGGACAACAACGGTATCCATTGGGAGGTCCAGGTGCTCCAGCTTACAACACAGCACAATATGCTCCAGGTCCTCATGCCATGCCTCCACATTCTACAGGGTGGAACCCCTCTGCCATGCCTCCACATTCTGCGGGGTGGAACCCCTCTTCAGTGCCTCAATCTACACCGATGCAAATGCATAATTACCCTTATGTCCCGCCTGGAGTTGCTCCTCCTGCAATGGGCCCAGGAATGGGTCCCCCTCACGGTCAGAATGGGATGCCACACTCATCCTCAATGCCCCCATATCATCCACAATAG